A genomic region of Puniceicoccaceae bacterium contains the following coding sequences:
- a CDS encoding 2-enoyl thioester reductase domain-containing protein, whose translation MPERIVYAEHGKPSEVLKHESFDLPELREGEVMIELCFANINPSDMGMIGGSYGTLPELPAIPGREGVGRISSVHASVKHVKPGDLVRIPAASGAWQSHIVADASELWVLPEGIDAQQAAMLFVNPPTALMLLEQFVDLQPGDWIIQNAANSQVGLWVIQLAKARGLHTLNVVRREGLEEELKNLGADHVIVDGPDYPKSIRALTGGAKPRLALNSVGGESVIQMIKTLADGGVCVTFGGMVGDPVRFPTRFLIFNDIQLRGFWMDKWMRTHQEQEIRALYERVFDAVLHSGITTPVEAVYSLCDVQSALLAFQKPRLGKILLQP comes from the coding sequence ATGCCAGAACGCATTGTTTACGCTGAACATGGGAAACCCTCAGAGGTTTTAAAACACGAATCGTTTGACCTGCCCGAACTGCGCGAGGGTGAAGTAATGATCGAACTCTGCTTCGCCAACATCAATCCTTCGGATATGGGCATGATCGGCGGGAGCTACGGCACCCTGCCTGAGTTGCCGGCCATTCCCGGGCGCGAGGGCGTCGGTCGCATCAGCAGCGTTCACGCTTCCGTAAAACACGTCAAACCCGGTGATTTGGTGCGCATTCCTGCTGCAAGCGGTGCCTGGCAGTCTCACATCGTGGCCGACGCGTCCGAACTTTGGGTTCTTCCGGAGGGCATCGATGCCCAGCAGGCGGCCATGCTGTTCGTCAATCCCCCGACCGCCCTCATGCTGCTCGAGCAATTTGTGGATTTGCAGCCAGGTGACTGGATTATTCAAAATGCTGCAAACTCCCAGGTCGGACTCTGGGTGATCCAACTCGCGAAAGCAAGGGGGCTGCACACGCTCAATGTCGTACGCCGGGAGGGCCTTGAAGAGGAACTCAAGAATCTCGGTGCCGACCACGTCATCGTCGACGGCCCTGACTACCCCAAGTCCATTCGGGCACTCACCGGTGGTGCAAAACCGCGACTGGCCCTGAACTCCGTAGGCGGTGAGAGCGTCATCCAGATGATCAAGACGCTTGCTGATGGCGGTGTTTGTGTGACCTTTGGAGGCATGGTGGGTGATCCCGTTCGCTTCCCCACCCGCTTCCTGATCTTCAATGACATCCAGCTGCGCGGCTTCTGGATGGACAAATGGATGCGCACCCATCAGGAGCAGGAAATTCGCGCACTCTATGAACGCGTCTTTGACGCTGTCCTGCACTCAGGAATCACCACTCCAGTCGAAGCAGTGTACTCCCTGTGCGATGTTCAATCCGCACTGCTTGCCTTTCAAAAACCACGCTTGGGCAAAATTCTGCTCCAGCCCTGA
- a CDS encoding MoxR family ATPase, with the protein METASKSIQEINELVQKSSLWVTPLKNEMKRVIVGQDRLVERLIIGLLANGHILLEGVPGLAKTLALKTLATAIRTDFKRIQFTPDMLPADIIGTEIYNPKDVQFIIKHGPVFTNFVLADEINRAPAKVQSALLEAMQERQVTIGENSFKLPDPFLVMATQNPIEQEGTYPLPEAQVDRFMLKVTVSHPSPSEERLILDRMGTSDAKTDVNVVMSGDDIVASRKVVNEIFMDDKVKDYIVAIIHATRDPAHYGLKIKDLILNGASPRGTISMTLASRAAAFLNGRGFVTPEDVKTVAMDVLRHRISISYEAEAEGISSENLVTQILDTIPVP; encoded by the coding sequence ATGGAAACCGCAAGCAAGAGCATTCAGGAAATCAACGAACTCGTGCAGAAGTCATCGCTTTGGGTGACCCCGCTCAAAAACGAAATGAAACGGGTCATTGTCGGCCAGGATCGCCTCGTCGAACGCCTGATCATCGGTCTGCTGGCAAACGGCCACATTCTGCTCGAAGGAGTTCCGGGACTGGCAAAAACCCTGGCCCTTAAAACCTTGGCCACCGCCATACGCACGGATTTCAAGCGCATCCAGTTCACCCCGGACATGCTGCCCGCCGACATCATCGGAACTGAAATCTATAACCCGAAGGATGTGCAGTTCATCATCAAGCACGGACCCGTCTTTACCAATTTTGTGCTCGCTGACGAGATCAATCGCGCCCCCGCAAAGGTGCAGAGTGCGCTGCTCGAAGCCATGCAGGAACGCCAGGTCACCATCGGGGAAAACTCATTCAAACTGCCCGATCCCTTTCTGGTGATGGCGACCCAAAACCCCATCGAACAGGAAGGCACTTATCCTCTCCCCGAAGCACAGGTCGACCGCTTCATGCTCAAGGTCACGGTTTCTCACCCTTCTCCCTCCGAAGAACGGCTGATTCTCGACCGCATGGGCACATCAGATGCCAAAACCGATGTCAATGTGGTCATGTCGGGCGATGATATCGTTGCCTCGCGCAAGGTCGTGAACGAAATCTTCATGGATGACAAGGTTAAGGATTACATTGTCGCCATCATTCATGCCACCCGGGATCCCGCCCACTACGGTCTGAAGATCAAGGACCTCATCCTCAATGGAGCTTCCCCACGCGGTACCATCAGTATGACGCTTGCCAGTCGCGCTGCAGCTTTTCTCAATGGCCGTGGATTTGTCACTCCCGAAGATGTCAAAACCGTCGCAATGGATGTGCTTCGGCATCGTATTTCCATCTCCTATGAAGCCGAAGCAGAGGGTATCAGCTCGGAAAATCTGGTCACTCAGATTCTCGACACCATTCCGGTTCCCTGA
- a CDS encoding DUF58 domain-containing protein, giving the protein MGSETINSAEKTREILQRVHQIELKTNRLVNDTLAGQYHSAFKGQGMNFDEVREYQAGDEVKNIDWNVTARTGRPFVKQFVEERELTIMLMIDVSASGTFGSSEQSKRDLAAELGSMFAFSAIRNRDKVGLILFSDHIEHYLPPRKGNNHVLRVIRDILFFQPKGRGTDIGAALDHANRMLHRNAVMVLISDFMVNPPYREKLDRLMRKMDITNRKHDLIAIAISDPVEREIPPCGYLALQDIETGEQVFLNTRDRKVLDHYARLNRERFEHLDTQLKKKRIDRLHITTGQPYLKEIYKFFKIRTQRRS; this is encoded by the coding sequence ATGGGTAGCGAAACCATCAACTCTGCCGAAAAAACACGAGAAATCCTTCAGCGCGTTCATCAGATCGAGCTGAAGACCAATCGCCTCGTGAACGACACTCTGGCGGGTCAGTATCACTCCGCATTCAAGGGTCAGGGCATGAATTTTGATGAGGTGCGCGAGTATCAGGCAGGGGATGAAGTCAAAAACATCGACTGGAATGTGACCGCGCGCACCGGGCGGCCCTTCGTCAAACAGTTTGTCGAGGAGCGTGAACTCACGATCATGCTCATGATTGATGTCAGCGCATCCGGCACCTTCGGTTCATCAGAACAGAGCAAGCGCGATCTCGCGGCTGAGCTGGGGTCCATGTTTGCATTTTCCGCCATTCGCAACCGGGACAAGGTAGGCCTCATCCTGTTCTCCGATCACATCGAGCACTATCTTCCGCCCCGCAAGGGAAACAACCATGTATTGCGGGTCATTCGTGATATTCTGTTCTTCCAACCCAAGGGTCGCGGTACGGACATTGGTGCTGCGCTCGACCACGCCAATCGCATGCTTCACCGCAATGCCGTCATGGTCTTGATCTCGGATTTCATGGTGAACCCACCCTATCGCGAGAAACTTGACCGACTCATGCGAAAAATGGACATCACCAACCGCAAGCATGATCTCATTGCGATTGCCATTTCCGATCCGGTAGAGCGGGAGATTCCGCCCTGCGGCTATCTGGCCCTTCAGGATATCGAGACTGGAGAACAGGTTTTTCTCAATACAAGGGATCGCAAAGTCCTTGATCACTATGCGCGACTGAACCGCGAACGCTTTGAACATCTCGATACTCAGTTGAAGAAAAAACGAATTGACCGTCTGCACATCACCACAGGCCAACCTTACCTGAAGGAAATCTATAAGTTCTTCAAAATTCGCACACAGCGCCGTTCGTGA
- a CDS encoding DUF4381 family protein — protein MLRHHINTSQPRPSLRLLLLLCAWSLLSTVAQAQVILPPDPDAHQVPATPVNPGSRPTLPAMSQPWNPGTLGNPTSAPLSDLLGEATLVPPKEILRLPPLWPYYLGVSLVGLFLLAALVFWLIRRNRRPRPIPVIPSDVRALNALESLRELIRESRAREFSYQASEIIRGYIEDRFDLSARNRTTREFLSQGLNEARGISQQHHESLQQFLQYCDLAKFARQLLTPEQMEAMFQSAAGFIRDTRPSIMAAPDATPSSERRKEVHASS, from the coding sequence ATGTTACGACACCACATCAACACCAGTCAACCGCGCCCATCTTTGCGCCTTCTGCTCTTGCTGTGTGCATGGTCCTTGCTCTCCACTGTTGCCCAGGCCCAGGTTATCCTGCCACCCGATCCCGACGCTCATCAAGTTCCAGCCACTCCGGTGAATCCAGGTTCTCGCCCAACGCTCCCGGCAATGAGCCAGCCCTGGAACCCGGGAACGTTGGGCAATCCCACATCGGCCCCGCTCAGCGATCTGCTGGGAGAAGCCACTCTCGTTCCTCCCAAAGAAATTCTGCGCCTTCCCCCACTCTGGCCCTACTACCTCGGCGTGTCGCTTGTCGGACTATTCCTGCTTGCGGCATTGGTGTTCTGGTTGATCCGGCGCAATCGACGCCCACGCCCCATACCCGTCATTCCATCTGACGTTCGCGCCCTGAACGCACTAGAGTCCCTTCGCGAACTCATTCGTGAATCACGCGCCCGAGAGTTTTCCTATCAGGCTTCTGAGATTATCCGAGGTTACATCGAAGATCGCTTTGACCTGAGCGCACGTAACCGCACGACTCGCGAATTTTTGAGTCAGGGACTCAATGAGGCGCGCGGCATTTCTCAACAACATCACGAGTCCCTGCAACAATTTCTCCAATACTGTGACCTCGCCAAATTTGCCAGACAGCTCCTGACACCCGAACAAATGGAAGCCATGTTTCAGAGCGCCGCTGGATTCATTCGCGACACACGCCCGTCCATCATGGCTGCGCCCGATGCAACCCCATCTTCTGAGCGCCGAAAGGAGGTGCATGCATCATCATGA
- a CDS encoding VWA domain-containing protein: MIRLLHPEWLWLLALLPLLAFFVGRQASTSALLFPSTDIAAAVGRRSHHNPFRWLTRLRFLALALLVIALARPQLGRTQSEISASGVDIVLALDLSTSMNALDFRLKGREVRRIDAVKSAVEQFVRDRTDDRLALLAFAAKPYLLSPLTLDHEFILDRLYSVDTGVIEDGTAIGTALARSVRLMADRDVKSRVVILLTDGENNRGRINPLQAAEIAQTLNTRVYTIGAGSRGLARVMVKDSLGRDVVVRQQVQIDEDTLKKIADMTGGSYFRATDLDELQSVYQTIDSLEKTTRTLQGFSVEKELFPYFLFAALFLILLEILLSQTRLIKLP; this comes from the coding sequence ATGATACGCCTGCTACATCCCGAATGGCTCTGGTTGTTGGCCTTGCTTCCGCTGCTTGCCTTTTTTGTGGGGCGTCAAGCGTCGACTTCTGCGCTGCTGTTTCCCAGCACTGATATTGCTGCAGCAGTTGGCAGGCGCAGTCACCACAATCCTTTTCGCTGGCTGACCCGCCTCCGCTTCCTTGCGCTCGCACTGCTGGTCATCGCGCTGGCACGCCCCCAATTGGGACGCACCCAGTCGGAGATCAGTGCATCCGGTGTTGACATCGTTCTCGCACTCGATCTTTCGACCTCCATGAATGCACTCGATTTTCGTCTCAAGGGACGAGAGGTCCGGCGCATCGACGCAGTGAAATCCGCTGTGGAACAGTTTGTCAGGGACCGTACTGATGATCGCCTCGCACTGCTCGCCTTTGCGGCAAAACCCTACCTGCTCAGCCCGCTCACGCTCGATCATGAATTTATCCTCGATCGACTCTACAGTGTCGACACGGGTGTGATTGAAGACGGAACCGCCATTGGAACCGCCCTCGCACGATCTGTTCGCCTGATGGCAGATCGGGATGTGAAGAGTCGCGTTGTCATCCTGCTCACGGATGGAGAAAATAACCGGGGTCGAATCAATCCCCTCCAGGCTGCAGAAATCGCGCAAACCCTCAATACGCGGGTCTACACCATTGGTGCAGGTTCCCGCGGCCTCGCGCGTGTTATGGTCAAGGACTCACTCGGTCGCGATGTCGTGGTCCGCCAGCAGGTTCAAATCGATGAAGATACCCTGAAAAAAATTGCAGACATGACAGGAGGCAGCTATTTCCGGGCAACCGATCTCGATGAACTCCAGTCCGTCTACCAAACCATTGATTCACTCGAGAAAACAACCCGCACACTTCAGGGGTTCAGCGTCGAAAAGGAACTCTTTCCCTACTTTTTGTTTGCCGCATTGTTCCTGATCCTTCTTGAAATCCTGCTGTCCCAAACCCGACTGATCAAACTTCCATGA
- a CDS encoding VWA domain-containing protein, which yields MSVMNLQFQHPWWLLATLPVAVAVFLIFRWGNLRRRASLDILLHRGLHQRFTQQVSVRMRRLKQGILLISVVLIVFALARPQLGYNWEESPLETTDLLIALDTSRSMLAPDLKPNRLARAKLEIETFVRQLTGVRIGLIPFAGDAFLWCPLTYDTETFLDTLRNVDVGIIPTGGTNLLSAVDTAERSFLGEAGGTKIMVLITDGENLQGQIDERLPAFSRKRWVIHTIGIGTEEGELIPIQREDGSTSFVTDAEGNVVKSKLDSHTLSTIAQQTGGTYHALGQGGQGLYDLFNNVLREQLEAKEESRLRKIPIERYAWVVALLLALLTTELLLRDRRNKFRRQSNTMLLLLSLMMLTPAFEPHSLSASPARDAQKAYSRGDFVTAEQLYQEAVQNDPGRLKMQYNLGVSALRNENFSVAKQAFDNALQSSDLDLQQSAYYNRANTLYQLGRAELDTKPQHTVEHWEKAVQDYERALALNSEDFDAQANKSEVERLLEQLKELLKQQNPPQDSDGSENSENSDENQNSESDSSDSSQDQQSGENSGESSPSDSSDSGESSANESSGDQQDSSESQPSQSPQDPSEPEDSASQSEPDQQDSAGQEPDANTGESQGDTPQGAESAPSESEPQPSPSASQASPSGGDEQENPRETEALRLLESLKNEDGDAPQLLFRMQNPEAEEESPEMDW from the coding sequence ATGAGTGTGATGAATCTACAGTTTCAACACCCTTGGTGGCTGCTCGCCACGCTGCCTGTGGCGGTGGCAGTTTTTCTGATCTTCCGCTGGGGTAATTTGCGGAGACGGGCAAGCCTCGACATCCTGCTCCATCGAGGTCTGCACCAGCGCTTTACTCAACAGGTTTCTGTGCGCATGCGTCGACTCAAGCAAGGGATTCTACTGATCAGTGTCGTTCTCATCGTGTTTGCTTTGGCGCGCCCGCAGCTTGGTTACAACTGGGAAGAAAGCCCTCTGGAGACCACCGACCTGCTGATTGCATTGGATACCTCGCGCAGCATGCTCGCACCGGACCTCAAGCCCAATCGTCTTGCCCGGGCAAAACTCGAGATCGAAACCTTTGTCAGACAGTTGACTGGTGTACGCATCGGCCTCATCCCTTTTGCAGGGGATGCCTTTCTCTGGTGCCCCCTTACCTATGACACAGAGACCTTTCTCGACACACTTCGCAACGTTGACGTGGGCATCATTCCTACAGGAGGAACTAATTTACTCTCTGCTGTGGATACCGCCGAACGCTCCTTCCTTGGAGAGGCTGGAGGAACGAAGATCATGGTGCTGATCACCGATGGCGAGAATCTCCAGGGACAGATTGATGAGCGATTGCCCGCCTTTTCCCGCAAGAGATGGGTGATTCACACCATCGGAATCGGAACTGAAGAGGGAGAACTGATCCCCATCCAGCGCGAGGATGGCAGCACCTCGTTTGTCACGGATGCAGAGGGAAATGTGGTGAAGAGCAAACTCGATTCCCACACCCTCTCGACGATTGCCCAGCAAACGGGTGGCACCTACCATGCACTCGGTCAGGGTGGACAGGGCCTGTATGACCTGTTCAACAATGTGTTGCGCGAGCAACTCGAAGCGAAGGAAGAATCCCGTCTTCGCAAAATACCAATCGAACGCTACGCCTGGGTCGTTGCCTTGCTGTTGGCCTTGCTGACGACAGAACTGTTGCTCCGTGACCGTCGCAACAAATTTCGACGCCAGTCGAATACAATGCTCTTGCTGTTGTCATTGATGATGCTCACACCCGCTTTCGAACCTCATTCACTTTCTGCCTCCCCCGCGCGGGATGCACAGAAGGCCTACAGTCGTGGTGATTTCGTAACAGCAGAGCAGCTATATCAGGAGGCTGTTCAAAACGATCCTGGTCGCCTCAAGATGCAATACAACCTTGGGGTCAGCGCGCTTCGGAATGAAAATTTCTCAGTTGCCAAACAGGCCTTTGACAACGCCCTCCAGTCGAGCGATCTCGATCTTCAGCAGTCCGCCTACTACAATCGCGCAAATACACTCTACCAGCTCGGTCGTGCCGAGCTCGATACCAAACCTCAACACACTGTCGAGCACTGGGAAAAAGCCGTCCAGGACTACGAGCGCGCGCTTGCTTTGAACTCCGAAGACTTTGATGCTCAAGCCAACAAATCCGAAGTGGAGCGGTTGCTCGAGCAACTCAAGGAATTGCTCAAACAACAAAATCCTCCCCAGGACTCGGATGGCTCGGAAAATTCTGAGAATTCGGACGAAAACCAGAACTCGGAATCGGACTCCTCCGACTCGTCACAGGATCAGCAGTCCGGAGAAAACAGCGGCGAATCATCTCCTAGCGACTCTTCTGATTCGGGCGAGTCATCTGCAAACGAATCATCCGGTGATCAGCAGGATTCCTCCGAATCACAACCCTCCCAGTCCCCTCAAGATCCATCAGAACCCGAAGACAGCGCCAGTCAGTCTGAACCCGATCAGCAGGACTCCGCTGGTCAAGAACCTGATGCCAATACCGGAGAATCCCAGGGAGACACACCGCAGGGTGCCGAATCTGCCCCTTCCGAGTCCGAACCACAACCTTCCCCATCCGCTTCGCAAGCATCTCCATCTGGAGGTGATGAACAGGAGAATCCACGTGAGACCGAAGCCTTGCGCCTCCTGGAATCTCTCAAAAACGAAGATGGAGATGCGCCGCAGTTGCTCTTTCGCATGCAAAACCCCGAGGCGGAAGAAGAAAGCCCTGAAATGGATTGGTAA
- a CDS encoding BatD family protein, translated as MTAPLLAAAFTCLLTTTLMANASVQAVLSADTIPVGGYTQLTLQVNGSNRADVDLPNVDGIILRNSGTSQSTSIVNGQVTRSATIRITVLGERQGTFTIPPIPVTVNDEVIETRPLTLRVDDNLAQSNPNARASQQNPSDSLTAEDIRRIARVEIEVPSHTVYIGQSVPLQVELWVNTAHRFDNLAAPSVRTEAILMESLGQDFQRTIEYEGNERFEVYRWSSEFSPIEPGNLSLQFATEVSLLVRARRATSAFDSIFDSDFFSPSHRRIPLLIQSQPLEMEVRKLPSGAPHSFTGAIGNFTLKSTASPLEVEQGDPITLDIVISGEGNFDRVNHSGLQNPKGFRTYQPEEQWEPDSTNPRRGRKNFKQAIIPSDPGITEIPPVSFSYFNPERAEYETLQTEPITISVSGTAQSATESPRERQQAGSGLIRIESDGWIPLQLELDPAAASLRPISMNKAVWLLPIGGPVVLLALCWVLPFWIQNQRQSRENRFNELKRTLRSIDKSLATAKQDQQAGVYVQAATRKTRLMLGTLWRISPDSITSADAKARLGEQFPAIRKILELHNAMQYAGGVAPSVDIDDTAEALESEWKQLLNTLEQS; from the coding sequence ATGACTGCTCCCTTACTCGCAGCAGCGTTCACATGCTTGCTGACCACAACACTGATGGCCAATGCAAGTGTGCAGGCAGTGCTTTCCGCCGATACGATTCCGGTGGGAGGTTACACACAGTTGACCCTTCAGGTGAACGGGAGCAATCGCGCGGATGTTGATCTGCCCAATGTGGACGGTATCATTCTCCGAAATTCCGGAACATCCCAGAGTACTTCAATTGTCAATGGCCAGGTGACTCGCTCTGCCACCATTCGCATCACCGTGCTCGGAGAAAGGCAGGGTACCTTCACGATTCCACCCATCCCCGTTACCGTGAATGACGAAGTCATTGAAACCCGCCCTCTGACGCTTCGGGTTGACGACAACCTTGCACAATCAAACCCGAATGCGCGCGCCTCCCAACAGAACCCCTCCGACTCACTGACAGCGGAGGACATTCGCCGCATTGCACGCGTCGAAATCGAAGTGCCCTCCCATACGGTTTACATCGGCCAGAGCGTTCCGCTTCAGGTAGAACTCTGGGTAAACACTGCCCACAGGTTCGATAATCTCGCTGCACCCTCAGTGCGGACCGAAGCCATCCTCATGGAGTCACTCGGGCAAGACTTTCAGCGAACGATTGAATATGAGGGCAACGAGCGGTTTGAGGTCTATCGCTGGTCTTCTGAATTTTCTCCCATCGAACCCGGAAATCTGTCGCTGCAGTTTGCAACCGAGGTATCGCTCCTGGTGCGCGCCCGCCGGGCCACCAGTGCCTTTGACAGCATTTTCGATTCCGATTTTTTCTCTCCGTCCCATCGTCGCATCCCCTTGCTCATCCAATCACAACCGCTCGAAATGGAGGTCAGGAAACTGCCCTCCGGCGCACCCCATTCCTTCACAGGTGCCATCGGAAATTTCACACTGAAAAGCACAGCAAGTCCGCTTGAGGTGGAACAGGGAGACCCAATTACACTCGATATTGTCATCTCGGGAGAAGGAAATTTTGATCGGGTCAATCACTCTGGCCTTCAAAATCCCAAGGGTTTCCGAACCTACCAGCCAGAAGAGCAGTGGGAGCCAGATTCCACAAACCCGCGCAGAGGACGCAAGAACTTCAAGCAAGCCATCATTCCAAGCGATCCTGGCATTACAGAAATTCCCCCAGTGAGCTTCAGTTATTTTAATCCCGAGCGTGCAGAATATGAGACCTTGCAGACCGAACCCATCACGATTTCCGTCAGTGGAACAGCTCAGTCTGCAACCGAATCTCCTCGTGAGCGCCAGCAGGCTGGCAGTGGTCTCATACGCATCGAGTCCGACGGATGGATTCCTCTGCAGCTTGAACTCGATCCTGCCGCAGCATCCCTGCGCCCCATATCCATGAATAAAGCCGTATGGCTGCTCCCCATAGGTGGTCCCGTCGTCCTTCTCGCCTTGTGCTGGGTGCTTCCATTCTGGATTCAAAATCAGCGCCAGAGTCGCGAAAATCGTTTCAACGAACTCAAGCGAACACTGCGTTCCATCGACAAATCGCTCGCAACTGCAAAACAAGACCAGCAAGCAGGTGTCTATGTTCAAGCCGCTACCCGAAAGACGCGACTGATGCTTGGCACACTTTGGCGAATATCCCCGGATTCCATCACCAGTGCTGACGCCAAAGCCAGGCTGGGCGAACAATTTCCGGCAATTCGGAAAATCCTCGAACTCCACAACGCCATGCAGTATGCAGGCGGTGTAGCTCCATCTGTTGACATTGATGACACTGCAGAAGCTTTGGAATCCGAATGGAAACAACTTCTGAATACCCTGGAACAATCATGA
- a CDS encoding SH3 domain-containing protein: METTSEYPGTIMMRVMKDFAETFAWKSALILVLMVLGSPLLHSIPNPDFPADFRSGNQALGEASDPTRALEIYLEIEASRGLSTNLALNIATCHYRLQNWGHCRLYLERALLLENHPDAKNNLRVLLNRLQLDEPTPGPLNTIAARLSPDLWFGIGTTLILLPFAAFLLARVLVALRSQVQKTPNPAFLTLAFLMLSGGIICLLFAVRSGKLLDSGIVVAEEAYLRQSPFEKSEAIATVREARKLQILDTHEHHFLTIDHGTGIRGWIAAEHFTPILP; this comes from the coding sequence ATGGAAACAACTTCTGAATACCCTGGAACAATCATGATGCGCGTGATGAAAGATTTTGCAGAAACATTTGCATGGAAAAGCGCTCTCATTCTAGTGCTCATGGTGCTGGGTTCTCCCCTGCTGCATTCAATTCCAAACCCTGATTTCCCAGCCGATTTCCGCAGTGGAAATCAGGCTCTAGGGGAAGCGTCTGACCCGACTCGAGCCCTTGAGATTTACCTTGAGATCGAAGCCAGCCGCGGCCTTTCCACCAATCTTGCACTCAATATTGCCACCTGCCACTACCGTCTTCAAAACTGGGGACACTGTCGATTGTACCTTGAACGCGCCCTCCTGCTTGAAAATCACCCTGATGCCAAAAACAACCTTAGGGTTCTCTTGAATCGCCTGCAGCTCGACGAACCCACTCCTGGTCCCCTCAATACAATTGCAGCACGCTTATCTCCAGACCTGTGGTTTGGGATAGGAACCACCCTCATCCTGCTTCCTTTCGCAGCATTTCTGCTGGCACGTGTCCTTGTCGCACTGCGCTCTCAAGTGCAGAAGACTCCCAACCCTGCTTTTCTCACCCTTGCATTCCTGATGCTCTCAGGCGGAATCATCTGCCTCCTGTTTGCTGTCAGGTCTGGTAAACTCCTCGACAGCGGTATCGTTGTTGCTGAAGAAGCCTATCTGCGGCAGTCCCCTTTTGAAAAGTCCGAAGCCATTGCAACCGTAAGGGAAGCCAGAAAGCTGCAAATCCTGGACACTCATGAGCATCATTTCCTGACAATCGACCACGGTACTGGAATTCGTGGCTGGATCGCTGCGGAACACTTCACCCCCATCCTTCCCTGA